The region gcgctgtagagatagatctggcaatgcgagactattccTCCTCTAACATCCATGGTGCAATTGTTTGAAATGACCCTGCTCAGTCAAGAGTAGAGAGCAAATCTCCATCAATTATGTAGGCTTATCTATCTGGGCATGAATAATTCATCAGAGACATTCTGTATGATAGAATTATGTAATTTTGGGGGTTAGGACACATTCCAGTGCAGATACACTGTAAGCAGCAATGGCTCTATATCTCTGTACATATGACACCCATCTCATATATCAACTGCCTTATCAGTTTTTCCTCCACTTCATAAATTACAAACCCGGCCCAGTAGACCACAGATCAGGGGCCATGTCAGTGTCAGAATGACACTGTACATCCTTTCTGCACTGAATGAGTCCTGTCTAATGAATTTAATTCAATGTTATGGTTGGCATGTAATTAATATTATGATATGAACTCTTTTTTACTGTTAATATCATACTGGTTGGCCTGACCGGGGCGCTGTAATTAAAGGACACTTTGTTTAAGAAATCTTTTAAACACGACTACAATTCTGCATAGATGACCATCAGATGAATAATTTAGCATGAGATACCAGAACactaaaggcagggttggtaatgttggTAATGTcgaaaagctagcaagatttaATAGTAGCATCTCCTCAGGACTCCAAccgacacacatacatgcatgagTGTCGTGTCGCTGCTTCAGAACAGAGCTGAGAGAGGACTGCAATTTCACTTCATGTTTCATTCTCCGGTAAGCAAACACCTAATATTAACATAccgaatgtttaaaacaaacatgactacTCCATTCTCCTGTAGATTTGCAGTAACTCCGGCGGCAATGACGCACATTGAGCTTAGGCTCGTACACGGGAGGGGTAGAGTATGCGCAGCGGGacaaggaggcatttcattggttctttcaaAGCAGACcgcgaggcagtgattggtgggtgtttttacaggattacagcagctacagatgacagATCTTTTTCGCTCCTCATTTAGAGCCtataagttatttattgctgcggtgtaaagaccatttcaaactaTATATgaaaaagtgtatattggaaagagttaccaaccctgcctttaagatGCTTAGCATTTCCATTTACTTATTATCTTCCTGTTTCCAGACTTGGAACACACGCAGCTCACAGTACAGTAGCTGCTTCAGGATGCCACTTCCATGATCATGGCACCAGCATGCATATAAACAGTTTGTTACTTCAAAAAAAGAAGAGACTGAATCTGTTGTTTGTTCTTTATTCTGTATTTGCATGACTGAATAGCTACAACAGATACAACCAGTCTATTTCCAGTCCAGTCCCACAGTGTTTACGCTTACATTCTCTCCTTGGACCTTTGTTCTTTAATTTCCCTGCTATTACAGTCCGCTTTACTGTTGCCTTTAGGGTGTCAGTACAGGCTGCATGAATAGAAATGAGAAaggtgtatgtttgtgttagtgagggagagagagagagagaaagaaagctgTGAGCGGGGCTAAGCTCAGATTTTCTACATTCAAATGAAGAGTGTAATTATGGCAGAAAGAGCAGGCATATGGCACTACTGCAGATGTGTTTACACAGTGCACTCAGCTGGGGTTGGCTCATTACCAGAGATGGAGGGGGAAAGAGAAGAGCAAGGGCAATCCCTTGCTTTCCTCTCTTTGGCATGTGAACCAGCCTGCTTTAGGAAGAGCGATCAGCTGCTTCTTCATCTTTCTAGAAGCAGTTTGTAGGCATAAAGTGCGTAgttgaatatgtgtgtgtgtgtgtgtgtgtgtgtgtgtgtgtggggggggggggggcggggggggggagacaccGCGCTGCTTTTCTTCCTACTTCTTCACCACGCCACCTTTGTTGTCCACGTTGACAGGTATCGTGGTCTCTGAGCACTCAATGGCCGGTCTGATCAAAGGAGCCTCCACGGTCAGCAGCCCCTCAGGAGACAGGGtggaggacaccttctcaacgTTGGCTGTGGAGGGGAGGCTGAAGCGGTGGCAATAAAACACAATTAGTTTAAACGTCTAAGAAATAACTCCAGTAAATCTACAAAGAGCTCCAGTTTGCCACTACTTAAACAACAACTGACTAAAACATGAATGCCTGAGTCACTCTTGGGTAAAAGCAGATCCAAGACCAGCTCAGCTCAGTTTGTCTActcagtgtgtgttgtggcCCCTGGATGGCAGCAGAGTCCTATGAAGCTATAAACTAAGCCAGAGATGGGATGATCGCTAGGAGGTGGaaactactgctgctgctgctgctgcttttcagAGCATGAAATTCAGCGATCAGGAGCAGCCAGCCCTCTATAGGCTGGACCAAACCAAAACTAAAGAGACTCACAGTAGCGAAAACATCATAAGATAATCACAGCAATCTGGACCCAGCctaaaaaatgcatttcctccgtgaaaatgaactgcaaaGCAGCCACAACAAACCCATTTTTAATGAGAAATCTGGTAGTTTTGAAGCAAGATGTCGACATGTTGCATGGACAGTGGCTTCCTTTAATCAACTGGCCTACAAACGTataaaaagtgattttattCCACAAGCTTATTCTCTGATAATGAACTTTAAAACATTCAGCTACTTACGTGTATTTCCTGGTGAAGGTTCTGGACACAAAACCATGCTCGTCCTTCCTTTCCTCATGTTTGCCTATAAGGACAcagacaaaatacttttaccTAAATGTGGCACTAATCTGAAAGATATACATTCACTTTTAAGAGTTAGAACTAAAAGAATGTATTGTGGTGCACCAATTCTGCAAGGAGACATCTCGTATGCCTTTGTAAAATGAATATTAACTATAATCTATAACTCGCTTAAACTTGCTCTTTCTCGCATTGTCTTCTCATAGCAGTAACATCACAGGTGTAACTAATATAATTGATTATGACTCAGTTTAAGTATGTCACAAAAACCATTCCATTGAGTaaacatgcacaataccaggactcTGGAATTGGTACACCTAAATGGAATGCATCCAtgatttatttaataaattacatctgtgctgttgctgctatagcatgtttttcttatttcatATTTGATCTACCAATCTCCATGGTTTTTATATACTGCATGTCAGATACAAAGCCAAAATGCAGATACTTAGAAGAATAGTTCTACATTTAAGGTAATATTCTAACAGGTCCAAGTCTGTTACCACTTCGAATAGTGTTTCCTTCACTAATGGTGTTTTTCCGTAGCTCCGGCCCTCCGTAGTTGAGGTTAGGGCTTGGGTTAGGCATAGCAGAAATGTAATTATTAATTGGTTGGTGTGATAGATGCGGTTTGGTTTAGATTTAGGTAAGGGGAAACACATATTCACAGGGGAACGGACTTTGACACAACGCCAGTATTCACTTTCGTGCCTAGAGTTAGTTGAGAAGAGCAATACCACTCTCCTGTCTgtacgctaaatatgaagctagccaccggttagcttagcacaaagactactgaaggtaacaaaatctgtcTACCAGCACCTCTGAAACTCACTAATTGACACGTTATATTTTGTTTAATGTCTAAAAACTACACATAGAGGTGCTGGTACtataggcagattttgttagaTTTAGAAGCTAAATTCCTGGTCTAGCTTtacattcattattattttgtgtcttggGTGGGGTATATACAACTGTCTCCTGGtgttagcttcatatttactgcaCACATGAGtggtatcattattctcatcaCACTCTGGCCAAGAAAGTGAATGTGTATTTCTCAAAACGCCATgacatatttatttatctagtactacactgtatgtgtatttgtCATGCATGCTAATAGGACAATGACGGTGCTATTTTGTGCTTGTGCAGGCTTTGTGGTGGTATTTTTATCTTGTGCAGCTGCTCCCCCACGTAGCCACAGCCATACTAGTCACAGAAGATCCTCACCAATCTTTATTCATCAGGATCTGTCAGTCTCATAATGGCTGGCTGTGATGTTGAAACATTGCCCTTCATTCTATCTCTAGATAcagtaatatgtttgttttgacAACGGACTGATGAAGGTTGCTTTCCTCAGGGAGCTGTCCTCTTTTCAACAGGAAGACACTGCTGGCATGAGTGTGGCTGGAAGCGGTCTGCACTTTGTCAACTACCACATGAAGGGTCACTAGTTCTGAGTATGCATCAAAGAAAAACTCTACACTGAGAAACATGAGGTGGCAAATTCCATTTGGAGCTTTGTTTATCTGTTCATGACTATGCACAGTCTCCCAACAGGGAGATATAGGCTATAGCCCGGCCCGGGACCCTGGAACTGGACAAGATCCAGCAGTCCTTTTAAAGTAGCAGACACACTGGGTGAGTCACGGCTGAATCCCCTACTCTAAGAGCATGATTCTTTGTGAAATGGCAGACAGAGAGGCTGAAACTGACTCAAAAGAAAAGGGGAGCTTAAGGCCTCAAAGGGCTAAGCTTTTATATGATCCATTCCACATACACACTTCTTCAGGTTTGCACCTTTTGCTTTGGTCCTTCACAAGAATGGACAGACAATGAAAACATTTCATGGCCAGAAGTGAAACCGGCTATTTAAGAAAACAGCTTCTGCACTGTGTTCATCTGAGAGCTGCTGCAAAAGTCAACACCCACATGTTgaattgtgtgttgttttgcatCTAGCAGGCGTGCAGCCAAAAGCCCGCGCCCTCCAGTGTGCTGGAACTCAGTATATTGTCTCAGGATATTGTGTAACTATGCAGCTATGCATCTGCCCTGTGCTTGACCGAGCAAAAATGTTTCCTGCCTTTTTATCTTGTGTCTTTTTCTCCCCAGTACTGTAGCAATGTCTATTATGCAGTGAAGAGACAAACCTAAGGACACCAAGTGAGACATTCTGTTATCTATGCATCTGTCCTATATATAAGCACGTTAGATGTTATTACTTTGCTGTTGGTCCAATCAAAGGTTGGCTCTTCCTTACAGGATATTACCTTCAGCACCCCAGGTTTTTAGTCTAACAAAGTTAGGAAAATACTGCGCTTCTTGAGTATTCATGCACTAGGTAACAGTACAGTACAAACAGGGGATGAGTGAAGGAGAAATGAGTGCTCACCAGTGATTTCCACCACACCGTCCTTGGTCTTCACCACAAGCTCTTCAGGTGAGAAGTGGTTGACATCCAGGGACACCTTCCAGCTGTCTTGGGTCTGCTTGATCTCAGACACGCCGCTGCTCATCTGGCGGGACAGGGCACGGGCCTGCTGGGCCATCATGGGGGCTGGGTACATCAGGGGAGCGTGGGGCATCATGGGGCTCATTTGGCCCATGAGGCTCATGTCCGGTGTCATCATGGAGGGCCGCATGTACCCCGGCCAGTGGGTGCTGGGGAATGTGGTGAAGTCCTCGGGCTGGGCTGGCATGCCGAAGGCCTGGTCAAAGATGCGATGGTGCCAGTCACGGAATGGGTCCCAGCTCGGGGTGCGGAGCAGGGTGAAAGGAATACGTCTCTCAGTCATGGCTTCTGTGTTTAGGCGGCGGAGGAGTGGAGCTGCTGGCTGCAAGTGAAGAGCCCTTTGGCCTCGCTAAAATCTTTTTCCAAAGTGCTGTCTGGCTCTCAGCTGTGAGCTTTTATACACACTGACACCACCACCCCTGTCAACAGAGCCCTCCCTTCTGACTCAAGCCCCTTCCAGCTCATACCCCCAACAAGTTTATGGAAGGAACTCGAATATCTATTTGTGGCAGACGTAGCACTGGAATGGAATCCAAAAGATAGGCCCTCCCAGCTGCACTGTTAAAACCTCCTACTGTGTGTAAACCCCCCGTCCCCCACCCCCCATCCCCATTCTGGGAGTCAACCAGGCCTGCTGTACACATACAAGCCCAGACTTAGATAAGACTAACATGCTATTTGTAACATGGCTCTTTATATGTAATGatgtgatatacagtacagtactcaACGGGCCATGCTATAAATACACAGTTGTATAACAGTTTGTGACATGGATGAAAAtggacacgcacacacccaACATACAAGAGTTCCCCATTTCAATACAACATTTTAGCTTTTGCTTCTTTCAGTTTGCTCCATTTTCAGTTACAAGTCTGACACAAAGCTGCAGTCCTCACGTATGGCGACCCCGTCTATGTGGGGACCCCAAGTCTGCAACCCAATGGGAAGAGAGTACAGTAGGGCCCCCACAAGTGAGATACATCACTTCCATAAGCAGTCGAAAGACTTTaatgtaaagaaaaacaattttttaagaaaaataacTTCTTGTATTTTAGGTTTGAAATTAATACTATGCTAAATTACCCGCAAAAATACACCTAGGTTGTTACATAAAGTGCAGGTGATATTAGCTTGTTGGAACCATGTGAAACAGATTCTAATATACCATAACCTCTGAACTGTGTGCCTTAACTCAttttgcctttaaaaaaaattcataaataaAGTCTGAAAGTCATCAAAAAACAGAATGGTTGAACTCCTTTCTGCTCAGGATAGAAATAGAGCTAGCTAACACATTAGCTGACTAGTTTTCTGGACTTTGCTAATGGTTAAATACTGTTAGTTACAAACGTCTTAAGAAAAGACTGGAGAGAAAGTTATATCTGCACAATGTAAAcatttccctgtgtgtgtctttcctgCGTTTTTATTTCACTGAGAATATTTTTACACAGAAGTTACAGTATCGTTTCCCTTTCATTGTGAGGAAGGAGTTGAATTAACAGGAAAAGTATAGGCCTTTTGCTTTAATTCTTTtgtggaagaaaagaaaattaggCTTCTCACCTCTGGGGACCCTAAAGGAAGTGACGCATCTGATGCGTGGGGATCTTATCGCCTCTCTCTTCTGGACAAGAGTTGGACCCTGCTACTGTTGGAGCTTGTTGGCCAGGAAGTCCAACAGGGGTGTGTAACTGTATGTATCTTCCCCCTCTATGTACAAAATAGTAGAAGATGTGTAGCCATTACAACAATTATACAAGTTATACATATACAGATGGACAGCAAAGAGTGGCCATGTCAAGAAGTAGCTGTGGCTCTTTCTGCTGCAACCATGTTAGCTGGTTGTAACTCAACTTCCATAGCGGTCTGTCTCAAGGGAAATGAAAGTGGGGGATATTGTCATCGAATGGGACACTCAGTTTCAATGGATGTTTTGCTTTTGaggtaatttatttgtttgtttaattgtgtgtgtatatatatatatatatatatatatggactgAGCAAAAAATCTGTTATAACTAGCCTGGTCAAAAAGATTaatcacacatatatatgtgtgattAATCTTTTACTGTATATCACAGCAGAAGTAGATGGTGTTGATAAGTACACAGTCCCTCAAATAGACCAATCCTGATCCTCCATGACTCAGTCTTGGTTTGACTGGAGGTTACAATAGCTGGGCAGAGCTGGAGAACATTCTAGCCCAAGTTGTCAGTCTTGAGTATCAAGTACTGGAATGTTCTCATCAGTGCCATCTGTTGGGAAATAAAATGCATAATGCCTGCATGATATCATATCACTGCACTGAGGTTAGCCTGTAAAGCCTGAACTATCAAATAATTAGCCAGAATCTTTATTAAATTGAAGAATTGTTTTGGACcttttgtcaaaataaaagcatatttcaaaaaaatattttgcataGCCTATATGATAGATTTTATCTATCTTATTTGATACGCCAGTCATTTATGGCAATTATCCCATGCATCCATCACACCTAGGAAAAATAACATAATACGTAAGCACTGCATATTGAATCGTGCAATATTCAATATGCAATTATCACATCATTTGCAATAAATAGATATCATTACTTACGAGTATTTCTTCAATGCTGATAAATTAAATGTAGGTTAATAAAAGATATAATGCGTTTCTTAGCTAAAAGAACTGACATTGTAATCATGCCAAAACAATT is a window of Perca fluviatilis chromosome 16, GENO_Pfluv_1.0, whole genome shotgun sequence DNA encoding:
- the hspb1 gene encoding heat shock protein beta-1, which encodes MTERRIPFTLLRTPSWDPFRDWHHRIFDQAFGMPAQPEDFTTFPSTHWPGYMRPSMMTPDMSLMGQMSPMMPHAPLMYPAPMMAQQARALSRQMSSGVSEIKQTQDSWKVSLDVNHFSPEELVVKTKDGVVEITGKHEERKDEHGFVSRTFTRKYTLPSTANVEKVSSTLSPEGLLTVEAPLIRPAIECSETTIPVNVDNKGGVVKK